In a genomic window of Bombina bombina isolate aBomBom1 chromosome 10, aBomBom1.pri, whole genome shotgun sequence:
- the DMRTA2 gene encoding doublesex- and mab-3-related transcription factor A2 translates to MELSGTPSGSQIPQNQTTTASIPVTMAGTLLRGPQLLLRAAEKYPRTPKCARCRNHGVVSALKGHKRYCRWKDCLCAKCTLIAERQRVMAAQVALRRQQAQEENEARELQLLYGTAEGLALAAANGIIPPRPAYEVFGSVCTEGGSESKIQKFDLFPKNLITRSVTPHQLAPGSKTVTPDIESVTGSTQGASSPEVRPGSGSENGDGESFISSPVSKALKEGEESPSSISPLGSESGSDAEKDEQDPSSSSSTRQRTPIDILTRVFPTQKRSVLELVLQGCGGDVVQAIEQILNNKGQEKGDEAWSREGALQNIQPSVSSTHRPLIAGALTPAIGTIGSRSAFSPLQPNATHFSTDTNAYQLGSHLGLNPLRLAYSAHSRGLAFMTPYSTAGFMPTLGFRPPMDYAFSDLMRDRASVHKDQVYSNGLYGSVVNNTTEKQ, encoded by the exons ATGGAATTGAGTGGTACCCCCTCCGGTTCCCAGATCCCACAGAACCAAACCACTACTGCTTCTATCCCAGTTACTATGGCCGGGACCCTCCTTAGGGGCCCCCAGCTGCTTCTCCGTGCTGCAGAAAAATATCCCCGCACCCCAAAGTGCGCCCGCTGCCGGAATCACGGAGTGGTGTCGGCGCTGAAAGGCCACAAGCGGTACTGCAGATGGAAGGACTGTCTGTGCGCTAAGTGCACGCTGATCGCGGAGCGCCAACGGGTCATGGCTGCGCAAGTGGCGCTCCGCAGGCAACAAGCGCAAGAGGAGAACGAAGCTCGAGAGTTACAGCTGCTCTACGGTACTGCTGAGGGGTTGGCACTGGCTGCAGCCAACGGCATCATCCCACCCCGGCCTGCCTATGAGGTGTTTGGCTCTGTGTGTACTGAAGGAGGCTCAG AATCCAAGATCCAGAAGTTTGACCTATTTCCCAAGAACCTGATAACCAGATCGGTCACCCCCCATCAGCTAGCCCCCGGGAGCAAGACGGTGACCCCAGACATTGAATCAGTTACTGGCAGCACTCAAGGTGCCTCTTCTCCAGAAGTGAGGCCCGGCTCGGGTTCCGAAAATGGTGATGGGGAGTCCTTCATCAGCTCCCCAGTGTCCAAAGCCTTGAAGGAAGGTGAGGAAAGCCCAAGTTCCATCAGCCCTTTAGGGTCAGAATCTGGGTCAGATGCAGAGAAAGACGAGCAAGACCCCAGTTCATCCTCATCAACCAGACAGAGGACCCCAATAGATATCCTGACACGAGTGTTCCCCACACAGAAGAGGAGTGTCCTGGAACTGGTCCTACAGGGTTGTGGAGGGGATGTTGTACAGGCTATTGAGCAGATACTAAACAACAAAGGCCAGGAAAAGGGTGATGAGGCTTGGTCCAGGGAAGGAGCACTTCAGAATATTCAACCCTCAGTTTCCAGCACCCACAGACCCCTCATAGCTGGAGCTCTCACCCCGGCAATCGGAACAATAGGAAGTAGGTCTGCCTTCTCACCCCTGCAGCCCAATGCCACCCATTTCAGCACAGACACCAACGCTTACCAGTTAGGCAGCCACCTGGGACTAAACCCTTTGAGATTGGcttattctgcacatagcagaggaCTTGCCTTCATGACACCTTATTCCACTGCTGGATTCATGCCCACCCTTGGCTTCCGCCCGCCTATGGACTATGCCTTCAGTGATCTTATGAGAGACAGGGCAAGTGTTCATAAAGACCAGGTGTACTCTAATGGACTATATGGATCAGTGGTGAATAATACCACAGAGAAACAGTGA